One genomic region from Rosa rugosa chromosome 1, drRosRugo1.1, whole genome shotgun sequence encodes:
- the LOC133711441 gene encoding aldehyde dehydrogenase family 2 member C4-like — translation MGGQSNGSSACSEESFVKMPTIKFTKLFINGEFVDSVSGKKFETIDPRTGELITRVAEGDKEDVDLAVKAARAAFDHGPWPRLPGAERGAIMLKFADLIDEHTEELAKLDTVDAGKLFSFGKAVDIPQVAQTLRYYAGAADKIHGEVLKMSRELQAYTLLEPIGVVGHIIPWNFPSTLLFAKVAPSLAAGCTMVVKPAEQSPLSALYYAYLAKLAGVPDGVLNVITGYGETAGAAITHHMDVDKVSFTGSSEVGREVMQAAAKSNLKAVSLELGGKSPLLIFDDADVDMATDLALLGILFNKGEICVASSRVFVQEGIYDELVKKLKEKAKDWVVGDPFDPNVRQGPQVDKTQYEKILTYIEHGKREGATLLTGGKPVGKKGYYIEPTVFTDVKDDMLIATDEIFGPVMSLMKFKTIEEGIERANKTRYGLAAGIVTKNIDVANTVSRSIRAGTIWINCYFAFDNDVPFGGYKMSGFGRDYGMQGLHKYLHTKSVVTPIYNSPWL, via the exons ATGGGTGGCCAAAGTAATGGAAGCTCTGCATGCTCCGAAGAGTCATTTGTGAAGATGCCAACGATAAAGTTCACCAAGCTCTTCATCAATGGAGAATTCGTCGATTCCGTTTCAG GAAAAAAATTTGAGACGATAGACCCAAGAACAGGGGAGTTGATAACCAGAGTGGCAGAAGGAGATAAGGAAGACGTGGATTTGGCCGTGAAAGCTGCACGCGCGGCCTTTGACCACGGCCCCTGGCCTCGCTTGCCCGGCGCT GAGAGGGGAGCAATTATGTTGAAGTTTGCAGACTTGATTGATGAACACACAGAAGAACTGGCCAAGTTGGATACAGTTGATGCTGGGAAGTTGTTCAGTTTTGGCAAAGCCGTAGACATACCTCAGGTAGCACAAACTCTACGTTACTATGCTGGTGCAGCTGATAAAATTCATGGAGAAGTGCTCAAAATGTCGCGCGAGCTTCAAGCTTATACATTACTCGAACCCATTGGAGTTGTCGGACACATCATTCCATGGAATTTTCCCAGCACCCTGTTATTCGCTAAGGTTGCTCCTTCCTTGGCAGCTGGTTGCACAATGGTTGTCAAGCCTGCTGAGCAATCACCTCTTTCGGCTCTTTATTATGCATATCTCGCAAAGTTG GCTGGTGTTCCTGACGGAGTGCTCAATGTCATCACTGGATATGGAGAGACAGCTGGTGCTGCCATCACCCATCATATGGACGTTGACAAA GTCAGTTTTACTGGATCCTCAGAGGTCGGCCGTGAAGTAATGCAGGCTGCAGCAAAGAGCAATTTAAAAGCAGTCTCGCTTGAACTAGGGGGCAAGTCACCCCTATTGATTTTTGATGATGCTGATGTAGACATGGCTACTGACCTTGCTCTCTTGGGGATTCTCTTCAACAAG GGAGAAATTTGCGTGGCAAGTTCTCGTGTTTTTGTTCAAGAAGGGATTTATGATGAACTTGTGAAGAAGCTGAAAGAGAAGGCAAAAGATTGGGTTGTTGGAGATCCTTTTGATCCTAATGTTCGTCAAGGACCCCAG GTAGATAAAACGCAGTATGAGAAAATCTTGACCTACATTGAACATGGCAAAAGAGAAGGAGCAACTTTGTTAACAGGGGGCAAGCCTGTGGGGAAGAAGGGTTATTACATTGAGCCAACAGTATTCACTGATGTCAAG GATGACATGCTTATAGCCACGGATGAAATATTCGGACCTGTCATGTCGCTAATGAAGTTCAA GACAATTGAGGAGGGAATAGAGAGGGCCAACAAAACCAGATATGGCCTAGCAGCTGGCATTGTAACCAAGAACATCGATGTGGCCAACACCGTCTCAAGATCTATCCGCGCGGGCACTATATGGATCAACTGCTACTTTGCCTTCGACAACGATGTCCCTTTTGGAGGATACAAGATGAGTGGCTTTGGAAGAGACTATGGTATGCAGGGCCTCCACAAGTATCTGCATACTAAATCTGTGGTCACTCCCATTTATAACTCTCCTTGGCTCTGA